A DNA window from Gillisia sp. Hel1_33_143 contains the following coding sequences:
- a CDS encoding ABC transporter ATP-binding protein yields MIEVKNLHKGFDGEKILKGIDFVFETGKTNLIIGQSGSGKSVLLKSMLGLFIPDEGTIEYDGKPYSNFSDEEKRELRKEIGMVFQGGALFDSMTVEENVMFPLRMFTKSRKRDLKDRVAEVLKRVNLEGSENKLPSEISGGMQKRVSIARAIVNKPKYLFCDEPNSGLDPKTATVIDNLIHDLTKEYDITTVIITHDMNSVLEIGENIAFLKDGVLAWKGDKSQIFKTEDETVTDFVYSSNLFKKVRDAQLQGH; encoded by the coding sequence TTTTGATGGTGAAAAGATCCTAAAAGGTATTGATTTTGTTTTCGAGACCGGAAAGACGAACCTTATTATCGGCCAATCAGGATCAGGAAAGAGTGTTTTACTTAAATCTATGCTCGGACTTTTTATTCCTGATGAAGGAACCATAGAATATGACGGAAAACCTTACTCTAATTTTAGTGATGAGGAGAAAAGAGAATTACGTAAAGAGATAGGGATGGTTTTTCAAGGCGGCGCACTTTTCGATTCTATGACCGTAGAGGAGAATGTGATGTTTCCTTTAAGAATGTTTACGAAATCTCGCAAAAGAGATTTGAAAGATCGTGTAGCTGAAGTTTTAAAAAGAGTAAACCTAGAAGGTTCAGAAAACAAACTCCCTTCAGAAATTAGTGGTGGAATGCAAAAAAGGGTTTCTATAGCTAGAGCAATTGTTAACAAACCTAAATATTTGTTTTGTGATGAACCAAACTCGGGGTTAGATCCAAAAACGGCCACTGTTATAGATAATCTTATTCATGATCTAACCAAGGAGTATGACATCACTACAGTGATCATTACTCACGATATGAACTCTGTTCTGGAAATTGGAGAGAATATCGCATTTCTAAAAGATGGAGTTTTAGCATGGAAAGGAGATAAATCTCAGATCTTTAAGACCGAAGATGAAACCGTAACAGATTTTGTGTATTCTTCTAATCTATTTAAGAAAGTTAGAGA